The following coding sequences lie in one Crassostrea angulata isolate pt1a10 chromosome 10, ASM2561291v2, whole genome shotgun sequence genomic window:
- the LOC128166682 gene encoding uncharacterized protein LOC128166682 isoform X5, whose amino-acid sequence MSGSTEKSNKSKGRKPPSYHSRQIPPPKPPKTKKDDIFSLEKYKYVDDYVLNAPPKLLMGSFKELIRYLTAEEDWDDVAKARAIFRWVTAIDVYSLKVDSDPPTHSPLEYFTKIQKNQGNHAHLVSGLCQMAGLPCVIISGMNKSAAYEIGSKCERKQMGAQWNAVYIQDDWRFIDAFWASACVVGKKSSEWTLVDSDGNVTQEDEEESEGETQHRVNEFYFLPDPDQLIWTHFPDEQDWQLLAKPITVKDYETHVYVRERFYYLGINFTPQSEMKCILNTKDGEISLPFSLPPDRSEFFRFKYMLYKNRSADGDQSGADVNLDRFVLFEHTADSLRFALRFPLSGKFKMDIFGLDTRQSDIFDLTCTYLIHCPNAQKNCLPLPDCPPIGWGFGGEAKNAGLEAKSHDGAIIITKDGKVEIKLGAHKDIRLHQLLKNTIVDEATLSKYAVIREENGEFIVDLRLPQGGEYALKLYANEDGEDGEAGNVLNYLIKCNEKNLSNKPFPNITDGFIGKKSIADALGVKALSHKDGKIHSKDGRTRLEFQAKNNMELVCELHSNDPNATKHMKVYPKEVNGKWIFDVDMPIEGEYSVNIFAKKKGDENKRIYNVYSYMIESDGHELENGEVNESKDDEDTKEEIKVVTETVQTSEKEILIPVPKGFDNVVACLHRRHADDQPNAQDLEFMEQDGMKLFKATFDEYGEYIMDLYQKDENGQLKNLARYQVNRKPASELYQDDARLLMEQLQSDMKQNREDEERKQDESDKELGALKRDIQRAMDLKDPEMLERSIAAFEATNPPENDKLLQKAKRLLELLRAKEELNTASHSRSLQDLDKAIARAKAANYDSLLDLQIVMAGRLRDQLHRIEKLRHSVLNMDNRTISEIRTYGNPPDGVHQSLQAAFLLLGHSKKDVKVWKTCQSILGKTGRDSVMRKISGFDPKDCFLDVALSAKAVIEPYSLEQIRDVSAGAATFFVWAKGMIEEVEATGGAQRPDDKMKDTSTSKKGGAGQGAKKKRK is encoded by the exons ATGTCGGGAAGTACTGAAAAATCTAACAAGTCCAAG GGAAGAAAGCCGCCGTCGTATCACAGTAGGCAGATCCCCCCGCCCAAACCCCCCAAAACCAAGAAAGATGACATTTTCAGCCTGGAGAAGTATAAATACGTGGATGACTATGTCCTCAAT GCCCCTCCCAAGCTGCTGATGGGGTCATTTAAGGAGCTCATCAGATACCTGACCGCGGAGGAGGACTGGGATGACGTAGCCAAAGCACGTGCCATCTTCCGGTGGGTGACCGCTATTGATGTGTACAGTCTTAAGGTGGACAGCGACCCCCCAACTCACTCACCCCTGGAGTACTTCACCAAAATCCAAAAGAACCAAGGCAACCACGCCCACTTGGTTTCAGGATTATGTCA AATGGCAGGTTTGCCCTGCGTCATCATCAGCGGGATGAACAAAAGCGCAGCCTATGAGATCGGCAGCAAAtgtgaaagaaaacaaatggGGGCCCAGTGGAACGCCGTATACATCCAGGACGACTGGAGATTCATCGATGCTTTTTGGGCATCAGCCTGTGTGGTAGGGAAGAAGTCGAGTGAGTGGACACTTGTTGACAGTGACGGCAATGTGACACAAGAGGACGAAGAGGAATCGGAGGGAGAAACACAGCACCGTGTGAATGAATTCTACTTTCTGCCCGATCCAGACCAACTCATATGGACGCACTTCCCGGATGAGCAAGACTGGCAGTTATTGGCAAAACCAATCACGGTTAAGGATTACGAAACCCACGTGTACGTGAGAGAAAGGTTTTACTACCTTGGCATCAATTTTACACCACAGAGTGAAATGAAATGCATATTAAATACCAAAGACGGTGAAATCTCCCTTCCTTTTTCACTGCCGCCTGATCGGAGTGAATTCTTCAGATTCAAGTACATGCTGTATAAGAACAGATCTGCTGACGGTGACCAATCAGGTGCGGATGTCAATTTGGATCGGTTCGTCTTGTTTGAGCATACAGCCGACAGTCTTCGTTTTGCATTAAGGTTTCCTCTCTCAGGAAAGTTCAAGATGGATATTTTCGGGTTAGACACGCGACAGTCTGATATCTTTGATTTAACCTGTACGTATCTCATCCATTGTCCCAACGCACAAAAGAATTGCCTTCCTTTGCCAGATTGTCCGCCCATTGGTTGGGGTTTTGGTGGAGAGGCTAAGAACGCTGGACTAGAAGCAAAATCTCACGATGGCGCAATCATCATTACCAAGGACGGAAAAGTTGAGATAAAGTTGGGTGCGCACAAGGACATTCGACTTCACCAGTTGCTGAAAAACACTATTGTTGATGAGGCAACGCTCAGCAAGTACGCAGTTATCCGGGAAGAAAATGGAGAGTTCATTGTTGATCTGCGATTACCACAAGGGGGTGAATACGCATTAAAATTGTATGCAAATGAAGACGGAGAAGATGGGGAAGCTGGCAATGTTTTGAATTATCTGATCAAATGTAACGAGAAGAACCTATCGAACAAGCCTTTCCCGAATATTACCGATGGCTTCATCGGTAAGAAGTCCATTGCTGATGCCTTGGGGGTAAAAGCCTTATCTCACAAAGATGGTAAAATACACTCGAAAGATGGAAGAACAAGGTTAGAATTTCAGGCCAAGAACAATATGGAACTTGTTTGTGAACTTCACAGTAATGACCCCAATGCTACTAAGCATATGAAGGTCTACCCGAAGGAAGTTAACGGCAAGTGGATATTTGATGTGGACATGCCGATCGAGGGAGAATACTCGGTCAACATTTTTGCCAAAAAGAAGGGTGATGAGAACAAAAGAATATACAACGTTTATTCCTACATGATTGAGTCAGATGGACATGAGTTGGAAAACGGCGAGGTAAATGAATCAAAAGATGATGAAGATACAAAAGAAGAAATCAAAGTTGTTACAGAAACTGTTCAAACGTCAGAGAAAGAAATCTTGATACCAGTACCCAAAGGTTTCGATAACGTTGTAGCTTGTCTTCACAGGAGGCACGCAGACGACCAACCGAACGCCCAGGATCTGGAATTTATGGAACAAGATGGAATGAAACTATTCAAAGCCACCTTTGACGAATACGGAGAATACATTATGGATCTCTACCAGAAAGATGAAAATGGTCAATTAAAGAATTTAGCGAGATATCAGGTCAATAGAAAACCTGCTTCTGAGCTGTACCAAGACGACGCTCGTTTGTTGATGGAACAGTTGCAATCTGACATGAAACAAAATCGTGAAGATGAAGAGAGAAAGCAAGATGAATCTGACAAAGAACTAGGAGCTCTTAAGAGGGACATTCAGCGAGCAATGGACTTGAAGGATCCGGAAATGCTTGAAAGAAGCATAGCCGCTTTTGAAGCAACCAACCCACCTGAAAACGACAAACTGTTGCAGAAGGCTAAGAGGCTTCTGGAACTACTTCGAGCTAAAGAAG AGTTGAATACTGCATCACACAGTCGAAGCCTGCAAGATTTGGATAAAGCTATCGCCCGCGCAAAGGCAGCTAACTATGACAGTCTTCTGGACCTACAAATAGTTATGGCAGGTCGCCTTAGGGATCAACTACACAGGATTGAAAAACTACGCCACTCAGTTCTTAACATGGACAACAGGACTATATCTGAGATTCGAACCTACGGCAATCCACCAGATGGTGTCCACCAATCACTTCAGGCCGCCTTCCTTTTGCTTGGACATTCCAAGAAAGATGTTAAG GTATGGAAAACGTGCCAGAGCATCCTTGGAAAAACAGGTCGGGATTCAGTCATGCGTAAAATTTCCGGCTTTGATCCCAAAGACTGCTTTCTGGATGTTGCATTGTCAGCTAAAGCGGTGATTGAACCATATTCATTGGAGCAAATCCGTGATGTTAGTGCTGGGGCTGCAACGTTTTTCGTTTGG GCTAAGGGAATGATTGAAGAAGTCGAGGCTACAGGTGGCGCTCAAAGACCAGACGACAAAATGAAAGACACGTCCACCAGTAAAAAGGGGGGCGCCGGTCAAGGGGCGAAGAAAAAGAGGAAGTAG
- the LOC128166682 gene encoding uncharacterized protein LOC128166682 isoform X1 translates to MGSKPSTEQEKQQRSASVPNVTKSHQNGVSGTDTPSSTRNPPKSAAPTSNSGDLHGTDDEGRKPPSYHSRQIPPPKPPKTKKDDIFSLEKYKYVDDYVLNAPPKLLMGSFKELIRYLTAEEDWDDVAKARAIFRWVTAIDVYSLKVDSDPPTHSPLEYFTKIQKNQGNHAHLVSGLCQMAGLPCVIISGMNKSAAYEIGSKCERKQMGAQWNAVYIQDDWRFIDAFWASACVVGKKSSEWTLVDSDGNVTQEDEEESEGETQHRVNEFYFLPDPDQLIWTHFPDEQDWQLLAKPITVKDYETHVYVRERFYYLGINFTPQSEMKCILNTKDGEISLPFSLPPDRSEFFRFKYMLYKNRSADGDQSGADVNLDRFVLFEHTADSLRFALRFPLSGKFKMDIFGLDTRQSDIFDLTCTYLIHCPNAQKNCLPLPDCPPIGWGFGGEAKNAGLEAKSHDGAIIITKDGKVEIKLGAHKDIRLHQLLKNTIVDEATLSKYAVIREENGEFIVDLRLPQGGEYALKLYANEDGEDGEAGNVLNYLIKCNEKNLSNKPFPNITDGFIGKKSIADALGVKALSHKDGKIHSKDGRTRLEFQAKNNMELVCELHSNDPNATKHMKVYPKEVNGKWIFDVDMPIEGEYSVNIFAKKKGDENKRIYNVYSYMIESDGHELENGEVNESKDDEDTKEEIKVVTETVQTSEKEILIPVPKGFDNVVACLHRRHADDQPNAQDLEFMEQDGMKLFKATFDEYGEYIMDLYQKDENGQLKNLARYQVNRKPASELYQDDARLLMEQLQSDMKQNREDEERKQDESDKELGALKRDIQRAMDLKDPEMLERSIAAFEATNPPENDKLLQKAKRLLELLRAKEELNTASHSRSLQDLDKAIARAKAANYDSLLDLQIVMAGRLRDQLHRIEKLRHSVLNMDNRTISEIRTYGNPPDGVHQSLQAAFLLLGHSKKDVKVWKTCQSILGKTGRDSVMRKISGFDPKDCFLDVALSAKAVIEPYSLEQIRDVSAGAATFFVWAKGMIEEVEATGGAQRPDDKMKDTSTSKKGGAGQGAKKKRK, encoded by the exons AGCAATAGCGGGGATTTACACGGAACAGACGATGAG GGAAGAAAGCCGCCGTCGTATCACAGTAGGCAGATCCCCCCGCCCAAACCCCCCAAAACCAAGAAAGATGACATTTTCAGCCTGGAGAAGTATAAATACGTGGATGACTATGTCCTCAAT GCCCCTCCCAAGCTGCTGATGGGGTCATTTAAGGAGCTCATCAGATACCTGACCGCGGAGGAGGACTGGGATGACGTAGCCAAAGCACGTGCCATCTTCCGGTGGGTGACCGCTATTGATGTGTACAGTCTTAAGGTGGACAGCGACCCCCCAACTCACTCACCCCTGGAGTACTTCACCAAAATCCAAAAGAACCAAGGCAACCACGCCCACTTGGTTTCAGGATTATGTCA AATGGCAGGTTTGCCCTGCGTCATCATCAGCGGGATGAACAAAAGCGCAGCCTATGAGATCGGCAGCAAAtgtgaaagaaaacaaatggGGGCCCAGTGGAACGCCGTATACATCCAGGACGACTGGAGATTCATCGATGCTTTTTGGGCATCAGCCTGTGTGGTAGGGAAGAAGTCGAGTGAGTGGACACTTGTTGACAGTGACGGCAATGTGACACAAGAGGACGAAGAGGAATCGGAGGGAGAAACACAGCACCGTGTGAATGAATTCTACTTTCTGCCCGATCCAGACCAACTCATATGGACGCACTTCCCGGATGAGCAAGACTGGCAGTTATTGGCAAAACCAATCACGGTTAAGGATTACGAAACCCACGTGTACGTGAGAGAAAGGTTTTACTACCTTGGCATCAATTTTACACCACAGAGTGAAATGAAATGCATATTAAATACCAAAGACGGTGAAATCTCCCTTCCTTTTTCACTGCCGCCTGATCGGAGTGAATTCTTCAGATTCAAGTACATGCTGTATAAGAACAGATCTGCTGACGGTGACCAATCAGGTGCGGATGTCAATTTGGATCGGTTCGTCTTGTTTGAGCATACAGCCGACAGTCTTCGTTTTGCATTAAGGTTTCCTCTCTCAGGAAAGTTCAAGATGGATATTTTCGGGTTAGACACGCGACAGTCTGATATCTTTGATTTAACCTGTACGTATCTCATCCATTGTCCCAACGCACAAAAGAATTGCCTTCCTTTGCCAGATTGTCCGCCCATTGGTTGGGGTTTTGGTGGAGAGGCTAAGAACGCTGGACTAGAAGCAAAATCTCACGATGGCGCAATCATCATTACCAAGGACGGAAAAGTTGAGATAAAGTTGGGTGCGCACAAGGACATTCGACTTCACCAGTTGCTGAAAAACACTATTGTTGATGAGGCAACGCTCAGCAAGTACGCAGTTATCCGGGAAGAAAATGGAGAGTTCATTGTTGATCTGCGATTACCACAAGGGGGTGAATACGCATTAAAATTGTATGCAAATGAAGACGGAGAAGATGGGGAAGCTGGCAATGTTTTGAATTATCTGATCAAATGTAACGAGAAGAACCTATCGAACAAGCCTTTCCCGAATATTACCGATGGCTTCATCGGTAAGAAGTCCATTGCTGATGCCTTGGGGGTAAAAGCCTTATCTCACAAAGATGGTAAAATACACTCGAAAGATGGAAGAACAAGGTTAGAATTTCAGGCCAAGAACAATATGGAACTTGTTTGTGAACTTCACAGTAATGACCCCAATGCTACTAAGCATATGAAGGTCTACCCGAAGGAAGTTAACGGCAAGTGGATATTTGATGTGGACATGCCGATCGAGGGAGAATACTCGGTCAACATTTTTGCCAAAAAGAAGGGTGATGAGAACAAAAGAATATACAACGTTTATTCCTACATGATTGAGTCAGATGGACATGAGTTGGAAAACGGCGAGGTAAATGAATCAAAAGATGATGAAGATACAAAAGAAGAAATCAAAGTTGTTACAGAAACTGTTCAAACGTCAGAGAAAGAAATCTTGATACCAGTACCCAAAGGTTTCGATAACGTTGTAGCTTGTCTTCACAGGAGGCACGCAGACGACCAACCGAACGCCCAGGATCTGGAATTTATGGAACAAGATGGAATGAAACTATTCAAAGCCACCTTTGACGAATACGGAGAATACATTATGGATCTCTACCAGAAAGATGAAAATGGTCAATTAAAGAATTTAGCGAGATATCAGGTCAATAGAAAACCTGCTTCTGAGCTGTACCAAGACGACGCTCGTTTGTTGATGGAACAGTTGCAATCTGACATGAAACAAAATCGTGAAGATGAAGAGAGAAAGCAAGATGAATCTGACAAAGAACTAGGAGCTCTTAAGAGGGACATTCAGCGAGCAATGGACTTGAAGGATCCGGAAATGCTTGAAAGAAGCATAGCCGCTTTTGAAGCAACCAACCCACCTGAAAACGACAAACTGTTGCAGAAGGCTAAGAGGCTTCTGGAACTACTTCGAGCTAAAGAAG AGTTGAATACTGCATCACACAGTCGAAGCCTGCAAGATTTGGATAAAGCTATCGCCCGCGCAAAGGCAGCTAACTATGACAGTCTTCTGGACCTACAAATAGTTATGGCAGGTCGCCTTAGGGATCAACTACACAGGATTGAAAAACTACGCCACTCAGTTCTTAACATGGACAACAGGACTATATCTGAGATTCGAACCTACGGCAATCCACCAGATGGTGTCCACCAATCACTTCAGGCCGCCTTCCTTTTGCTTGGACATTCCAAGAAAGATGTTAAG GTATGGAAAACGTGCCAGAGCATCCTTGGAAAAACAGGTCGGGATTCAGTCATGCGTAAAATTTCCGGCTTTGATCCCAAAGACTGCTTTCTGGATGTTGCATTGTCAGCTAAAGCGGTGATTGAACCATATTCATTGGAGCAAATCCGTGATGTTAGTGCTGGGGCTGCAACGTTTTTCGTTTGG GCTAAGGGAATGATTGAAGAAGTCGAGGCTACAGGTGGCGCTCAAAGACCAGACGACAAAATGAAAGACACGTCCACCAGTAAAAAGGGGGGCGCCGGTCAAGGGGCGAAGAAAAAGAGGAAGTAG
- the LOC128166682 gene encoding uncharacterized protein LOC128166682 isoform X3, whose translation MGSKPSTEQEKQQRSASVPNSNSGDLHGTDDEGRKPPSYHSRQIPPPKPPKTKKDDIFSLEKYKYVDDYVLNAPPKLLMGSFKELIRYLTAEEDWDDVAKARAIFRWVTAIDVYSLKVDSDPPTHSPLEYFTKIQKNQGNHAHLVSGLCQMAGLPCVIISGMNKSAAYEIGSKCERKQMGAQWNAVYIQDDWRFIDAFWASACVVGKKSSEWTLVDSDGNVTQEDEEESEGETQHRVNEFYFLPDPDQLIWTHFPDEQDWQLLAKPITVKDYETHVYVRERFYYLGINFTPQSEMKCILNTKDGEISLPFSLPPDRSEFFRFKYMLYKNRSADGDQSGADVNLDRFVLFEHTADSLRFALRFPLSGKFKMDIFGLDTRQSDIFDLTCTYLIHCPNAQKNCLPLPDCPPIGWGFGGEAKNAGLEAKSHDGAIIITKDGKVEIKLGAHKDIRLHQLLKNTIVDEATLSKYAVIREENGEFIVDLRLPQGGEYALKLYANEDGEDGEAGNVLNYLIKCNEKNLSNKPFPNITDGFIGKKSIADALGVKALSHKDGKIHSKDGRTRLEFQAKNNMELVCELHSNDPNATKHMKVYPKEVNGKWIFDVDMPIEGEYSVNIFAKKKGDENKRIYNVYSYMIESDGHELENGEVNESKDDEDTKEEIKVVTETVQTSEKEILIPVPKGFDNVVACLHRRHADDQPNAQDLEFMEQDGMKLFKATFDEYGEYIMDLYQKDENGQLKNLARYQVNRKPASELYQDDARLLMEQLQSDMKQNREDEERKQDESDKELGALKRDIQRAMDLKDPEMLERSIAAFEATNPPENDKLLQKAKRLLELLRAKEELNTASHSRSLQDLDKAIARAKAANYDSLLDLQIVMAGRLRDQLHRIEKLRHSVLNMDNRTISEIRTYGNPPDGVHQSLQAAFLLLGHSKKDVKVWKTCQSILGKTGRDSVMRKISGFDPKDCFLDVALSAKAVIEPYSLEQIRDVSAGAATFFVWAKGMIEEVEATGGAQRPDDKMKDTSTSKKGGAGQGAKKKRK comes from the exons AGCAATAGCGGGGATTTACACGGAACAGACGATGAG GGAAGAAAGCCGCCGTCGTATCACAGTAGGCAGATCCCCCCGCCCAAACCCCCCAAAACCAAGAAAGATGACATTTTCAGCCTGGAGAAGTATAAATACGTGGATGACTATGTCCTCAAT GCCCCTCCCAAGCTGCTGATGGGGTCATTTAAGGAGCTCATCAGATACCTGACCGCGGAGGAGGACTGGGATGACGTAGCCAAAGCACGTGCCATCTTCCGGTGGGTGACCGCTATTGATGTGTACAGTCTTAAGGTGGACAGCGACCCCCCAACTCACTCACCCCTGGAGTACTTCACCAAAATCCAAAAGAACCAAGGCAACCACGCCCACTTGGTTTCAGGATTATGTCA AATGGCAGGTTTGCCCTGCGTCATCATCAGCGGGATGAACAAAAGCGCAGCCTATGAGATCGGCAGCAAAtgtgaaagaaaacaaatggGGGCCCAGTGGAACGCCGTATACATCCAGGACGACTGGAGATTCATCGATGCTTTTTGGGCATCAGCCTGTGTGGTAGGGAAGAAGTCGAGTGAGTGGACACTTGTTGACAGTGACGGCAATGTGACACAAGAGGACGAAGAGGAATCGGAGGGAGAAACACAGCACCGTGTGAATGAATTCTACTTTCTGCCCGATCCAGACCAACTCATATGGACGCACTTCCCGGATGAGCAAGACTGGCAGTTATTGGCAAAACCAATCACGGTTAAGGATTACGAAACCCACGTGTACGTGAGAGAAAGGTTTTACTACCTTGGCATCAATTTTACACCACAGAGTGAAATGAAATGCATATTAAATACCAAAGACGGTGAAATCTCCCTTCCTTTTTCACTGCCGCCTGATCGGAGTGAATTCTTCAGATTCAAGTACATGCTGTATAAGAACAGATCTGCTGACGGTGACCAATCAGGTGCGGATGTCAATTTGGATCGGTTCGTCTTGTTTGAGCATACAGCCGACAGTCTTCGTTTTGCATTAAGGTTTCCTCTCTCAGGAAAGTTCAAGATGGATATTTTCGGGTTAGACACGCGACAGTCTGATATCTTTGATTTAACCTGTACGTATCTCATCCATTGTCCCAACGCACAAAAGAATTGCCTTCCTTTGCCAGATTGTCCGCCCATTGGTTGGGGTTTTGGTGGAGAGGCTAAGAACGCTGGACTAGAAGCAAAATCTCACGATGGCGCAATCATCATTACCAAGGACGGAAAAGTTGAGATAAAGTTGGGTGCGCACAAGGACATTCGACTTCACCAGTTGCTGAAAAACACTATTGTTGATGAGGCAACGCTCAGCAAGTACGCAGTTATCCGGGAAGAAAATGGAGAGTTCATTGTTGATCTGCGATTACCACAAGGGGGTGAATACGCATTAAAATTGTATGCAAATGAAGACGGAGAAGATGGGGAAGCTGGCAATGTTTTGAATTATCTGATCAAATGTAACGAGAAGAACCTATCGAACAAGCCTTTCCCGAATATTACCGATGGCTTCATCGGTAAGAAGTCCATTGCTGATGCCTTGGGGGTAAAAGCCTTATCTCACAAAGATGGTAAAATACACTCGAAAGATGGAAGAACAAGGTTAGAATTTCAGGCCAAGAACAATATGGAACTTGTTTGTGAACTTCACAGTAATGACCCCAATGCTACTAAGCATATGAAGGTCTACCCGAAGGAAGTTAACGGCAAGTGGATATTTGATGTGGACATGCCGATCGAGGGAGAATACTCGGTCAACATTTTTGCCAAAAAGAAGGGTGATGAGAACAAAAGAATATACAACGTTTATTCCTACATGATTGAGTCAGATGGACATGAGTTGGAAAACGGCGAGGTAAATGAATCAAAAGATGATGAAGATACAAAAGAAGAAATCAAAGTTGTTACAGAAACTGTTCAAACGTCAGAGAAAGAAATCTTGATACCAGTACCCAAAGGTTTCGATAACGTTGTAGCTTGTCTTCACAGGAGGCACGCAGACGACCAACCGAACGCCCAGGATCTGGAATTTATGGAACAAGATGGAATGAAACTATTCAAAGCCACCTTTGACGAATACGGAGAATACATTATGGATCTCTACCAGAAAGATGAAAATGGTCAATTAAAGAATTTAGCGAGATATCAGGTCAATAGAAAACCTGCTTCTGAGCTGTACCAAGACGACGCTCGTTTGTTGATGGAACAGTTGCAATCTGACATGAAACAAAATCGTGAAGATGAAGAGAGAAAGCAAGATGAATCTGACAAAGAACTAGGAGCTCTTAAGAGGGACATTCAGCGAGCAATGGACTTGAAGGATCCGGAAATGCTTGAAAGAAGCATAGCCGCTTTTGAAGCAACCAACCCACCTGAAAACGACAAACTGTTGCAGAAGGCTAAGAGGCTTCTGGAACTACTTCGAGCTAAAGAAG AGTTGAATACTGCATCACACAGTCGAAGCCTGCAAGATTTGGATAAAGCTATCGCCCGCGCAAAGGCAGCTAACTATGACAGTCTTCTGGACCTACAAATAGTTATGGCAGGTCGCCTTAGGGATCAACTACACAGGATTGAAAAACTACGCCACTCAGTTCTTAACATGGACAACAGGACTATATCTGAGATTCGAACCTACGGCAATCCACCAGATGGTGTCCACCAATCACTTCAGGCCGCCTTCCTTTTGCTTGGACATTCCAAGAAAGATGTTAAG GTATGGAAAACGTGCCAGAGCATCCTTGGAAAAACAGGTCGGGATTCAGTCATGCGTAAAATTTCCGGCTTTGATCCCAAAGACTGCTTTCTGGATGTTGCATTGTCAGCTAAAGCGGTGATTGAACCATATTCATTGGAGCAAATCCGTGATGTTAGTGCTGGGGCTGCAACGTTTTTCGTTTGG GCTAAGGGAATGATTGAAGAAGTCGAGGCTACAGGTGGCGCTCAAAGACCAGACGACAAAATGAAAGACACGTCCACCAGTAAAAAGGGGGGCGCCGGTCAAGGGGCGAAGAAAAAGAGGAAGTAG